In Leishmania braziliensis MHOM/BR/75/M2904 complete genome, chromosome 31, one genomic interval encodes:
- the AAT1.4 gene encoding putative amino acid transporter aATP11 has protein sequence MSITVAGSSSGRHLNRKKHEHEWEYHSPNGDGTELFEEETYAAGIEEPEGKRVPTPDDSQEGKDPYDFSVNSPESRIARMDRERAARVHRRRTELNFFQRWFSYVLPYGGVVASGINLASSCIGAGIIALPSAFNASGVLMALLYMLIIAFLTVYSYILLAIVAKKTGLRNYEQIVRALMGPGADYFLAFCLWFLSFGAEVAYAISLKDVLTAFLEASESTPEYLKTLSGVRVLTFVLWLVGMLPLCLPKEINSLRYFSCIAIVFIVYFAVAMVIHSGMNGLQERPRPAVKLFNTGNAAIGGLSTFLFAFISQLNSMEVAGEMHKFSVSRMTAASTIGVSICFVLYFFAGLFGYLDFGPRVVGSALKQYNPIEDKMMGVGYGGLMLKLCVGYGLHMIPVRDAIYHVCQTNVHDIAWWKNACVCGSMAVLSLICGLFVPRINVVFGLVGGFAGGFIGYIYPALMVMYSGNWAFSSVGLFHYVCTHLLLIVGVIAVVWGTGAAIFDEVMASRG, from the coding sequence atGTCCATCACCGTTGCAGGAAGTTCGTCGGGGCGTCACCTAAATCGGAAGAAGCATGAGCACGAGTGGGAGTACCACTCTCCGAACGGAGACGGAACGGAGCTTTTTGAGGAGGAGACATACGCGGCTGGGATAGAAGAGCCAGAAGGGAAGCGGGTGCCTACTCCGGATGACTCGCAGGAAGGAAAGGACCCGTACGATTTCTCTGTCAACAGTCCAGAGAGTCGCATCGCCCGCATGGACCGCGAGCGGGCGGCGCGGgtgcaccgccgtcgcacgGAGCTGAACTTCTTTCAAAGGTGGTTCAGTTACGTCCTTCCCTATGGCGGTGTTGTGGCCTCCGGCATCAACCTCGCCAGCTCTTGCATCGGTGCGGGTATCATCGCGCTCCCTTCTGCGTTCAACGCGTCAGGTGTACTCATGGCCCTGCTCTACATGCTCATCATCGCCTTCCTCACGGTGTACTCGTACATTCTACTGGCCATTGTCGCGAAGAAAACGGGTCTGCGCAACTACGAGCAAATTGTGCGCGCGTTGATGGGCCCCGGTGCCGACTACTTCCTCGCCTTCTGCCTCTGGTTTCTCAGCTTTGGTGCGGAAGTAGCGTACGCAATTTCGCTGAAAGATGTCCTCACGGCCTTCCTGGAGGCATCCGAGTCCACACCAGAATACCTCAAGACGCTCTccggtgtgcgtgtcttgACTTTTGTGCTGTGGCTCGTGGGCatgctgccgctctgcctGCCAAAGGAGATCAACTCGCTGCGCTACTTCTCCTGCATCGCGATTGTGTTCATCGTGTACTTTGCCGTCGCCATGGTCATTCACAGTGGCATGAATGGACTGCAGGAACGCCCCCGTCCTGCTGTGAAGCTCTTCAACACGGGCAACGCCGCCATCGGCGGCCTGTCCaccttcctcttcgccttcATCTCACAGCTCAACTCCATGGAGGTGGCAGGGGAGATGCACAAGTTTTCCGTGAGCCGCATGACGGCTGCGTCCACCATTGGTGTGTCCATTTGTTTTGTGCTGTACTTCTTCGCTGGGCTCTTTGGCTACCTCGACTTCGGCCCAAGGGTAGTCGGCTCCGCGCTGAAGCAGTACAACCCCATCGAGGATAAGATGATGGGCGTCGGCTACGGTGGCCTCATGTTGAAGCTGTGCGTCGGATACGGCCTGCACATGATCCCGGTGCGCGATGCCATCTACCACGTATGCCAGACAAACGTGCATGACATCGCGTGGTGGAAgaacgcgtgtgtgtgcggctcGATGGCCGTCCTGTCGCTCATCTGCGGTCTCTTCGTGCCTCGCATCAACGTTGTCTTTGGCCTTGTCGGCGGCTTCGCGGGCGGCTTCATCGGCTACATTTACCCAGCGCTCATGGTCATGTACTCGGGGAACTGGGCTTTCTCGAGTGTGGGCCTCTTCCACTATGTCTGTACCCACCTGCTACTTATCGTCGGCGTCATTGCCGTGGTGTGGGGTACGGGTGCCGCTATTTTCGACGAAGTCATGGCGAGTCGCGGCTGA